The Chloroflexota bacterium genome contains a region encoding:
- a CDS encoding sialidase family protein, producing MPNPNVTPLAQDFTIAARVPDPKRHFFHDPNLVRLDDGTLIVAAPQWGRKGTDVGRSLRILRSTDSGATWTDLPTLPYEEGRPFVVDGQLLMFVQERTHRDFQLVTSDDLGETWTEPRTVIEGPLWNISTAQVIRPDALYWAMDHDSAGIDYKGKVMVRWDRARSPFDPDAWSLSNVVPLPELPTALTRGLYSPDHGSKLHRGSPSPFVWLEPNTVEVAGKIRVFVRSVIDNYATANVAAVLDYDEATNVLRFTQFAAWPGGQCKFFIIHDEPHRMYWMLSNLPTNSQDVLGWGDRMRETGYTGGPGNERRWLFLHYGVDCLNWFPAGCVARWPDSVHRSFMYPSAAIDGDDLVILSRTSRDAEDQHDADLCTIHRVHNFRSLAMDLHCGGLAD from the coding sequence ATGCCCAATCCCAACGTCACCCCACTGGCCCAGGACTTCACCATCGCCGCCCGCGTGCCGGATCCCAAGCGCCACTTCTTCCACGACCCGAACCTGGTCCGGCTCGACGACGGCACGCTGATCGTCGCGGCGCCGCAGTGGGGCCGGAAGGGCACGGACGTGGGGCGCTCGCTGCGGATCCTTCGCAGTACCGACAGCGGCGCGACCTGGACCGACCTGCCCACGCTGCCCTACGAGGAGGGGCGCCCCTTCGTCGTGGACGGCCAGCTGCTGATGTTCGTGCAAGAGCGGACCCACCGCGACTTTCAGCTCGTCACCAGCGACGATCTCGGCGAAACCTGGACCGAGCCCCGCACCGTCATCGAAGGGCCGCTGTGGAACATCTCCACGGCCCAGGTCATCCGCCCCGACGCGCTCTACTGGGCCATGGACCATGACTCCGCCGGCATCGACTACAAGGGCAAGGTCATGGTGCGCTGGGACCGCGCCAGGTCGCCGTTCGACCCGGACGCCTGGTCGCTCTCCAACGTCGTGCCGCTGCCGGAGCTGCCGACGGCCCTCACGCGCGGGCTCTACAGCCCAGACCACGGGTCGAAGCTCCATCGCGGCTCGCCGTCGCCGTTCGTCTGGCTGGAGCCCAACACGGTCGAGGTTGCCGGCAAGATCCGCGTTTTCGTCCGGTCGGTCATCGACAACTACGCCACGGCGAACGTCGCAGCCGTGCTCGACTATGACGAAGCGACCAACGTCCTCCGCTTCACCCAGTTCGCCGCCTGGCCCGGCGGGCAGTGCAAGTTCTTCATCATTCACGACGAGCCGCACCGCATGTACTGGATGCTGAGCAACCTGCCCACCAACTCGCAGGACGTCCTCGGCTGGGGCGACCGCATGCGGGAGACCGGGTACACCGGCGGCCCCGGTAACGAGCGCCGCTGGCTCTTTCTCCACTACGGCGTCGACTGCCTCAACTGGTTCCCCGCGGGCTGCGTGGCGCGCTGGCCCGACAGCGTGCACCGCAGCTTCATGTATCCCAGCGCCGCCATCGACGGCGACGACCTGGTGATCCTCTCCCGCACCAGCCGCGACGCCGAGGACCAGCACGACGCCGACCTCTGCACCATCCACCGCGTGCACAACTTTCGCTCCCTCGCAATGGATCTGCATTGCGGCGGTCTGGCGGACTAG
- a CDS encoding zinc-binding dehydrogenase: MRRLAKPAGRYNLAFEEVPIPEPGPTEVRVKAVRSLISRGSEIGRRYTRDEAIDPQMMGYSMSGIVDAVGESVTHIAVGDRVVISAPHADYVVRDAIMRSDDDRPLVYPIDPAVDFDAAPYWSLVSGCVTWAAGEEAAPTDTIVIVGQGLVGSLLLQVHKANGIHRVVAIDALDLRCEMAEELGADVVINAAREDPVEAVHKLTGGLGAEIVVYAVGGPAGPKAFDQSLDMLARGGLLHLVGRYEDAPLPFWSHKFAGKRMFEGYYPRTKRMAEAKRGMDLLATGAINTDLMTTHRFAFSEAPAAFDLLYLRSGETLGVLLDWTLEDT; encoded by the coding sequence ATGAGGCGCCTCGCGAAACCGGCCGGTCGCTACAACCTGGCGTTCGAAGAGGTCCCAATCCCCGAGCCCGGCCCGACCGAGGTCCGTGTCAAGGCCGTCCGCAGCCTCATCAGCCGTGGATCGGAGATTGGCCGGCGCTACACCCGCGACGAAGCCATCGACCCGCAGATGATGGGCTACTCCATGTCCGGCATCGTGGACGCGGTCGGCGAATCGGTCACGCACATTGCCGTCGGGGATCGCGTCGTCATTTCGGCGCCGCACGCGGACTACGTGGTGCGCGACGCCATCATGCGCTCCGACGACGACCGGCCGCTCGTCTATCCCATCGACCCGGCGGTCGATTTCGACGCCGCGCCGTATTGGTCGCTCGTCAGCGGCTGCGTGACGTGGGCGGCCGGCGAGGAAGCCGCGCCCACCGACACCATCGTCATCGTCGGCCAGGGCCTCGTCGGCAGCCTGCTACTGCAAGTGCACAAGGCCAACGGCATCCACCGCGTGGTGGCGATCGACGCGCTCGACCTGCGTTGCGAGATGGCCGAAGAGCTCGGCGCCGACGTGGTGATTAACGCCGCCCGCGAGGACCCTGTAGAGGCCGTCCACAAGCTCACCGGCGGCCTCGGCGCCGAGATCGTGGTCTACGCCGTCGGCGGCCCGGCCGGACCCAAGGCCTTCGATCAGAGCCTGGACATGCTGGCGCGCGGCGGTCTGCTGCACCTCGTCGGACGCTACGAGGACGCGCCCCTACCCTTCTGGAGCCACAAGTTCGCCGGCAAGCGCATGTTCGAGGGCTACTACCCCCGCACCAAGCGCATGGCGGAAGCCAAGCGGGGCATGGACCTGCTGGCCACCGGCGCCATCAATACCGACCTCATGACGACCCACCGATTCGCGTTCAGCGAAGCGCCCGCCGCCTTCGACCTGCTCTACCTGCGATCCGGCGAGACGCTGGGCGTATTGCTCGACTGGACGCTCGAGGACACATAG